One Lucilia cuprina isolate Lc7/37 chromosome 4, ASM2204524v1, whole genome shotgun sequence DNA segment encodes these proteins:
- the LOC111690682 gene encoding uncharacterized protein LOC111690682 produces MQLFVRGLECVETLEVQQDANIAAVKAQIAQLHGYDIEEFTLNCEGNALANETPISALSSFELDITIPMLGGKVHGSLARAGKVKGQTPKVEKQEKKKKKTGRAKRRIQYNRRFVNIVPGFGRRRGPNANSA; encoded by the exons ATGCAGTTGTTTGTACGTGGTTTGGAATGTGTCGAAACCCTTGAGGTTCAACAAGATGCTAATATTGCTGCCGTTAAG gctCAAATTGCCCAACTCCATGGTTATGATATTGAGGAATTCACTTTGAATTGTGAAGGCAATGCTTTGGCCAACGAAACCCCCATCTCTGCCTTGTCCTCCTTCGAATTGGATATCACCATCCCAATGTTGGGTGGTAAAGTGCACGGTTCATTGGCTCGTGCCGGTAAAGTTAAGGGTCAAACCCCCAAGGTAGAGAagcaagaaaagaaaaagaagaagaccgGTCGTGCTAAGAGACGTATCCAATACAACCGTCGTTTCGTCAACATTGTACCCGGATTCGGTCGTCGTCGTGGCCCCAACGCCAACTCTGCTTAA
- the LOC111690477 gene encoding protein single-minded isoform X3 gives MDPKSLAKTCAMKEKSKNAARTRREKENAEFFELAKLLPLPSAITSQLDKASIIRLTTSYLKMRQVFPEGLGEAWGSSPAMQRGSTIKELGSHLLQTLDGFIFVVAPDGKIMYISETASVHLGLSQVELTGNSIYEYIHNYDQDEMNAILSLQPHMYQNPTNPASIGSPNGNTNYGVAGGDRGCHTIEIEKHFFLRMKCVLAKRNAGLTTSGYKVIHCSGYLKARIYPDYGDGQGGYIQNLGLVAVGHSLPTSAITEIKLHQNMFMFRAHMDLKLIFLDARVAQLTGYEPQELIEKTLYQYIHVQDIVNMRISHQILLYKGQVTTKYYRFLTKGGGWVWVQSYATLVHNSRSSRQVCIVSVNYVLSEQEAKDLVLNDIQTGVIKTEPISTPAPIPTPALHASHAAAVANVPHSVSALNNGANSVLRHTTASGLTPSVISTSPKLEACYESTVGHLSTAVTPVLSTNSSSSSSNNNGYLSQHQTTPTTPQQQTALHNDHQHQPLQQQHHPHQHHHHHHHHHQTEHMQHQAINPQQQQQHILDIMDPHQPPANLSYTQLYPVNESIVSSSSSLTHEHMHQYPDTTSGSSSYYSNNNYYYDATVDVTAASLIRPFSANSNSCSSSSESERQLSTGNASIVNGTSPQTTYSDLSHSFELNYFSDSSSHQLHHQQQQQQQQHQQQHHLQHNTLTELVSPLQGHHLTPLDHQSTAQHHSLTQLELQQHGQQHSNQNQHQQHQPQQHIVANSFTETFKNVDGPHYTSVIVEPQHYINNDYVH, from the exons GTTTGGGAGAAGCTTGGGGTTCTTCGCCTGCCATGCAAAGAGGTTCCACTATTAAAGAATTGGGTTCACATCTTTTACAAACTTTAGACGGTTTTATATTTGTAGTAGCACCTGATGGCAAAATTATGTACATCTCAGAAACCGCCTCTGTTCATTTAGGTTTAAGTCAG GTTGAATTAACTGGCAACtcaatatatgaatatatacataattatgatCAGGATGAAATGAATGCGATATTATCCCTACAACCTCATATGTATCAAAATCCG ACAAATCCCGCCTCTATTGGCAGTCCAAATGGTAACACAAACTATGGTGTAGCCGGTGGTGATCGTGGCTGTCATAccattgaaattgaaaaacattttttcctgCGTATGAAATGTGTTTTAGCCAAACGTAATGCCGGTCTAACAACTTCCGGTTATAAG gtTATTCACTGTTCCGGTTATTTAAAAGCCCGCATTTATCCCGACTATGGTGATGGTCAAGGTGGTTATATACAAAATCTTGGCCTCGTAGCTGTTGGTCATTCCCTGCCTACATCTGCGATTACGGAAATTAAACTACatcaaaatatgtttatgtttagAGCTCATAtggatttgaaattaatatttttagatgCTAG AGTAGCACAACTTACTGGTTATGAACCTCAAGAACTTATTGAGAAGACTTTGTATCAGTATATACATGTGCAGGATATAGTGAACATGCGTATATCACATCAGATAC tTTTGTATAAAGGACAAGTTACCACCAAATATTATCGTTTTCTAACAAAGGGTGGCGGTTGGGTTTGGGTGCAATCCTATGCCACCTTGGTGCACAATAGTCGTTCTTCGCGACAAGTTTGCATTGTTagtgtaaattatgttttaag tgaaCAAGAGGCCAAAGACTTAGTACTTAATGATATCCAAACGGGTGTTATCAAAACTGAACCCATCTCAACGCCAGCACCCATACCAACACCAGCCCTACATGCCAGTCATGCAGCAGCCGTTGCTAATGTACCACATTCAGTTTCAGCACTAAACAATGGTGCCAACTCTGTGCTGAGACATACAACTGCCAGCGGTTTAACTCCCAGCGTTATAAGTACAAGTCCTAAATTGGAGGCCTGCTACGAGTCGACGGTGGGTCATTTGTCAACAGCGGTGACACCAGTTTTAAGTACAAATAGTAGTTCAAGTAGTAGTAACAATAATGGTTACCTAAGTCAACATCAAACGACGCCAACAACACCACAACAACAAACAGCACTTCATAATGATCATCAACATCAgccactacaacaacaacatcacccGCACCagcatcaccatcatcatcatcaccaccatCAAACTGAACATATGCAACATCAAGCAATAAatccacaacaacagcaacaacacataCTAGATATAATGGATCCTCATCAGCCTCCGGCAAATCTTAGCTATACCCAATTATATCCGGTCAATGAGTCAATAGTGAGTTCTAGCAGTTCTTTAACTCATGAACATATGCATCAATATCCCGATACCACAAGTGGCAGCAGTTCATattatagtaataataattattattatgatgCCACCGTAGATGTAACAGCTGCCTCTTTGATACGTCCCTTCTCGGCCAATTCGAATAGTTGTTCGAGTAGTTCAGAGAGTGAAAGACAATTGTCAACGGGTAATGCTTCCATAGTTAATGGGACTTCACCGCAAACCACCTACAGTGATCTCAGTCAtagttttgaattgaattatttctCAGATAGTAGTTCCCACCAATTgcatcatcagcaacaacagcagcagcaacagcatcagcaacaacatcatttaCAACACAACACTTTAACCGAACTAGTTTCTCCTTTACAAGGACATCATTTAACGCCACTAGATCATCAATCTACAGCGCAACATCACTCTCTAACACAATTAGAACTACAGCAACATGGACAACAACACTCGAATCAAAATCAGCACCAGCAACATCAGCCACAGCAACATATTGTAGCGAATAGTTTTACGGAAACCTTTAAAAATGTCGATGGACCCCACTATACCAGCGTTATAGTTGAGCCCCAACATTATATAAACAATGATTATGTGCATTAA
- the LOC111690655 gene encoding ionotropic receptor 93a, whose amino-acid sequence MKLLKILHIFHILQICFAQYNDYSSFLSSNASLAVVVDQEYMRQHNENIIAHFQKILSDTIRENLKNGGLNVKYFTWSGIRLKKEFLAAMTVMDCETTWKFFETTRLSSILHISITDSDCPRLPLNEAIMIPSVGISKEFPQMMLDAKVQKILKWKTAIVMMDETIVNQNTKLVESVVHEGTNNIVPIALYLYGINDQLRSQKKRQAIREALQPFQTNSQNSHNFIIFSKFYEDIIEVAENMNMFHAKNQWLFFVLEEHRRDFDALTVTQNLQEGTNIAFVLNETSSDCVNSLNCTIEDVSRAFVSSISKLISEEQSIYGEISDEEWEALRYSKSEKQNEILRIMKEHLKYHSKCESCSRWRIDTAINWGKSQEHKRFPQVSSNSRNRNFEFKNVGYWSPLLGFVTQDLAFPHAIHYFRNITLDILTVHNPPWQILKKDNRGNIIEHSGIVMEIVKELSRMLNFSYKLYDAHAFTNDEQMGQNDTDLLGTLTYIIPYQVVELLQSNKFFMAAVAATIDEPDKKHFNYTIPISIQKYSFLSRKPDEVSRIYLFTAPFTLETWASLIGVILITSPVLYVINRLVPTQHLKVKGFCTIKNCFWYIYGALLQQGGMYLPQADSGRLVIGFWWIVVIVLVTTYCGNLVAFLTFPKFQPGLDYFFQLFKHGEYEQLGLRNGTFFEKYAMTSTRNEFHKYLELATIYNNMKEENIQAVKDGERVNIDWRINLQLIIQNHFEKDKECKFSLGKENFLDEQIGLMVPSNSPYLNLINEQITRLSQMGFIERWHQTNLPSMDKCSGRGVLRQITNHKVNLDDMQGCFLVLLLGFLLAFFVILIEYWLHIWHLHRSGINQTFFSN is encoded by the exons ATGAAactcttaaaaattttacatatttttcatattttacaaatatgtttCGCTCAATATAATGATTATTCATCGTTTCTCAGTTCGAATGCATCGTTGGCAGTTGTGGTCGATCAAGAATATATGCGTCAGCATAATGAGAACATAATAGCACATTTTCAGAAGATTTTAAGTGATACAATacgtgaaaatttaaaaaatggtggtttaaatgttaaatattttacttggaGTGGCATACGTTTAAAGAAGG aatttttagccGCTATGACTGTGATGGATTGTGAAACTacatggaaattttttgaaactacGCGTTTGTCATCGATATTACATATATCAATAACTGATTCAGATTGTCCTCGGTTACCACTAAATGAAGCTATAATG ATACCCTCTGTTGGCATTTCAAAAGAATTTCCACAAATGATGTTAGATGCTAAAGTTCAAAAAATACTCAAATGGAAAACTGCTATCGTAATGATGGATGAAACAATAGTAAATCAAAATACTAAACTAGTGGAATCGGTAGTGCATGAAGGCACAAATAATATTGTACCAATAGCACTTTATCTCTATGGCATTAATGATCAGTTGAGATCACAAAAGAAACGACAAGCTATTCGTGAGGCATTGCAACCATTTCAGACAAACTCTCAAAATTCAcataatttcataatattttccaaattttacgAAGATATTATAGAAGTTGCAGAAAATATGAATATGTTTCATGCGAAAAATCAATGGTTGTTTTTCGTTCTAGAAGAACATCGGCGAGACTTTGACGCTTTAACGGTGACACAAAATTTACAGGAGGGAACGAATATAGCATTTGTTTTGAATGAGACTTCGTCGGATTGTGTG aatTCGTTAAATTGTACGATTGAGGATGTAAGTAGAGCTTTTGTTTCATCGATATCTAAACTTATCTCTGAAGAACAATCTATATACGGTGAAATATCTGATGAAGAATGGGAGGCCTTGAGATATTCGaaaagtgaaaaacaaaatgagATATTAAGGATAATGAAG GAACATTTAAAGTATCATAGTAAATGTGAAAGTTGTTCTAGATGGCGCATCGACACGGCTATAAACTGGGGTAAATCTCAAGAACATAAAAGGTTTCCACAAG TTTCTTCAAATAGTCGTAATAGAAATTTTGAATTCAAAAATGTGGGTTATTGGTCACCGTTATTGGGGTTTGTTACACAAGATTTAGCTTTCCCTCATGCCATACATTATTTCCGTAATATAACGTTGGATATATTAACAGTACAT AATCCTCCCtggcaaattttgaaaaaagataATAGAGGCAATATAATCGAACATTCAGGAATTGTTATGGAGATTGTCAAAGAATTATCgcgtatgttaaattttagctATAAACTTTATGATGCTCATGCTTTTACTAATGATGAACAAATGGGTCAAAATGATACG gaTTTATTGGGTACACTTACGTACATAATACCCTATCAAGTGGTTGAATTGCTTCAATCGAATAAA ttttttatgGCAGCTGTAGCAGCAACAATAGACGAGCCGGATAAGAAACATTTCAATTATACAATACCTATAAGTATTCAGAAATATTCATTTCTATCGCGAAAACCAGATGAAGTTAGtcgtatatatttatttacggCACCATTTACATTAGAG acCTGGGCTTCACTAATTGgtgtaattttaataacatcACCGGTACTTTATGTCATAAATCGTTTAGTACCGACGCaacatttaaaagttaaagGTTTTTGTActatcaaaaattgtttttggtaTATTTACGGAGCTTTATTGCAACAAG GTGGCATGTACTTACCTCAAGCTGATAGCGGTCGTTTAGTTATTGGCTTTTGGTGGATTGTTGTTATAGTTCTGGTTACAACATATTGTGGTAATCTTGTAGCATTTTTAACGTTTCCGAAATTTCAACCGggtttagattatttttttcaactctTTAAACATGGCGAGTATGAACAATTGGGTTTACGTAATGGtacatttttcgaaaaatatgcAATG ACATCTACACGCAATgaatttcacaaatatttagAACTGGCCACCATTTACAATAACATGAAAGAGGAAAATATACAAGCTGTCAAAGATGGTGAACGTGTGAATATTGATTGGCGCATTAATTTGcaattaataatacaaaatcatTTCGAAAAGGATAAAGAATGTAAATTTTCTCTCGGCAAGGAGAATTTTCTAGACGAACAAATAGGTTTGATGGTGCCCAGCAATAGTCcttatttaaatttgataaatGAACAAATTACTAGACTCAGTCAAATGGGTTTCATAGAAAGATGGCATCAAACAAATTTACCCTCAATGGATAAATGCAGCGGCCGAGGAGTACTTAGACAAATAACAAATCATAAAGTTAATTTGGACGATATGCAAGGATGTTTCCTAGTTCTGCTACTGG GTTTCCTATTGGctttctttgttattttaattgagTATTGGCTGCATATTTGGCATTTACATCGCAGTGGTATAAATCAAACTTTCTTTTCCAAttga
- the LOC111690477 gene encoding protein single-minded isoform X1: MDPKSLAKTCAMKEKSKNAARTRREKENAEFFELAKLLPLPSAITSQLDKASIIRLTTSYLKMRQVFPEGLGEAWGSSPAMQRGSTIKELGSHLLQTLDGFIFVVAPDGKIMYISETASVHLGLSQVELTGNSIYEYIHNYDQDEMNAILSLQPHMYQNPDAFINSLHLTQTNPASIGSPNGNTNYGVAGGDRGCHTIEIEKHFFLRMKCVLAKRNAGLTTSGYKVIHCSGYLKARIYPDYGDGQGGYIQNLGLVAVGHSLPTSAITEIKLHQNMFMFRAHMDLKLIFLDARVAQLTGYEPQELIEKTLYQYIHVQDIVNMRISHQILLYKGQVTTKYYRFLTKGGGWVWVQSYATLVHNSRSSRQVCIVSVNYVLSEQEAKDLVLNDIQTGVIKTEPISTPAPIPTPALHASHAAAVANVPHSVSALNNGANSVLRHTTASGLTPSVISTSPKLEACYESTVGHLSTAVTPVLSTNSSSSSSNNNGYLSQHQTTPTTPQQQTALHNDHQHQPLQQQHHPHQHHHHHHHHHQTEHMQHQAINPQQQQQHILDIMDPHQPPANLSYTQLYPVNESIVSSSSSLTHEHMHQYPDTTSGSSSYYSNNNYYYDATVDVTAASLIRPFSANSNSCSSSSESERQLSTGNASIVNGTSPQTTYSDLSHSFELNYFSDSSSHQLHHQQQQQQQQHQQQHHLQHNTLTELVSPLQGHHLTPLDHQSTAQHHSLTQLELQQHGQQHSNQNQHQQHQPQQHIVANSFTETFKNVDGPHYTSVIVEPQHYINNDYVH; the protein is encoded by the exons GTTTGGGAGAAGCTTGGGGTTCTTCGCCTGCCATGCAAAGAGGTTCCACTATTAAAGAATTGGGTTCACATCTTTTACAAACTTTAGACGGTTTTATATTTGTAGTAGCACCTGATGGCAAAATTATGTACATCTCAGAAACCGCCTCTGTTCATTTAGGTTTAAGTCAG GTTGAATTAACTGGCAACtcaatatatgaatatatacataattatgatCAGGATGAAATGAATGCGATATTATCCCTACAACCTCATATGTATCAAAATCCG gatgcatttataaattctttacacCTAACACAGACAAATCCCGCCTCTATTGGCAGTCCAAATGGTAACACAAACTATGGTGTAGCCGGTGGTGATCGTGGCTGTCATAccattgaaattgaaaaacattttttcctgCGTATGAAATGTGTTTTAGCCAAACGTAATGCCGGTCTAACAACTTCCGGTTATAAG gtTATTCACTGTTCCGGTTATTTAAAAGCCCGCATTTATCCCGACTATGGTGATGGTCAAGGTGGTTATATACAAAATCTTGGCCTCGTAGCTGTTGGTCATTCCCTGCCTACATCTGCGATTACGGAAATTAAACTACatcaaaatatgtttatgtttagAGCTCATAtggatttgaaattaatatttttagatgCTAG AGTAGCACAACTTACTGGTTATGAACCTCAAGAACTTATTGAGAAGACTTTGTATCAGTATATACATGTGCAGGATATAGTGAACATGCGTATATCACATCAGATAC tTTTGTATAAAGGACAAGTTACCACCAAATATTATCGTTTTCTAACAAAGGGTGGCGGTTGGGTTTGGGTGCAATCCTATGCCACCTTGGTGCACAATAGTCGTTCTTCGCGACAAGTTTGCATTGTTagtgtaaattatgttttaag tgaaCAAGAGGCCAAAGACTTAGTACTTAATGATATCCAAACGGGTGTTATCAAAACTGAACCCATCTCAACGCCAGCACCCATACCAACACCAGCCCTACATGCCAGTCATGCAGCAGCCGTTGCTAATGTACCACATTCAGTTTCAGCACTAAACAATGGTGCCAACTCTGTGCTGAGACATACAACTGCCAGCGGTTTAACTCCCAGCGTTATAAGTACAAGTCCTAAATTGGAGGCCTGCTACGAGTCGACGGTGGGTCATTTGTCAACAGCGGTGACACCAGTTTTAAGTACAAATAGTAGTTCAAGTAGTAGTAACAATAATGGTTACCTAAGTCAACATCAAACGACGCCAACAACACCACAACAACAAACAGCACTTCATAATGATCATCAACATCAgccactacaacaacaacatcacccGCACCagcatcaccatcatcatcatcaccaccatCAAACTGAACATATGCAACATCAAGCAATAAatccacaacaacagcaacaacacataCTAGATATAATGGATCCTCATCAGCCTCCGGCAAATCTTAGCTATACCCAATTATATCCGGTCAATGAGTCAATAGTGAGTTCTAGCAGTTCTTTAACTCATGAACATATGCATCAATATCCCGATACCACAAGTGGCAGCAGTTCATattatagtaataataattattattatgatgCCACCGTAGATGTAACAGCTGCCTCTTTGATACGTCCCTTCTCGGCCAATTCGAATAGTTGTTCGAGTAGTTCAGAGAGTGAAAGACAATTGTCAACGGGTAATGCTTCCATAGTTAATGGGACTTCACCGCAAACCACCTACAGTGATCTCAGTCAtagttttgaattgaattatttctCAGATAGTAGTTCCCACCAATTgcatcatcagcaacaacagcagcagcaacagcatcagcaacaacatcatttaCAACACAACACTTTAACCGAACTAGTTTCTCCTTTACAAGGACATCATTTAACGCCACTAGATCATCAATCTACAGCGCAACATCACTCTCTAACACAATTAGAACTACAGCAACATGGACAACAACACTCGAATCAAAATCAGCACCAGCAACATCAGCCACAGCAACATATTGTAGCGAATAGTTTTACGGAAACCTTTAAAAATGTCGATGGACCCCACTATACCAGCGTTATAGTTGAGCCCCAACATTATATAAACAATGATTATGTGCATTAA
- the LOC111690477 gene encoding protein single-minded isoform X2, translated as MKEKSKNAARTRREKENAEFFELAKLLPLPSAITSQLDKASIIRLTTSYLKMRQVFPEGLGEAWGSSPAMQRGSTIKELGSHLLQTLDGFIFVVAPDGKIMYISETASVHLGLSQVELTGNSIYEYIHNYDQDEMNAILSLQPHMYQNPDAFINSLHLTQTNPASIGSPNGNTNYGVAGGDRGCHTIEIEKHFFLRMKCVLAKRNAGLTTSGYKVIHCSGYLKARIYPDYGDGQGGYIQNLGLVAVGHSLPTSAITEIKLHQNMFMFRAHMDLKLIFLDARVAQLTGYEPQELIEKTLYQYIHVQDIVNMRISHQILLYKGQVTTKYYRFLTKGGGWVWVQSYATLVHNSRSSRQVCIVSVNYVLSEQEAKDLVLNDIQTGVIKTEPISTPAPIPTPALHASHAAAVANVPHSVSALNNGANSVLRHTTASGLTPSVISTSPKLEACYESTVGHLSTAVTPVLSTNSSSSSSNNNGYLSQHQTTPTTPQQQTALHNDHQHQPLQQQHHPHQHHHHHHHHHQTEHMQHQAINPQQQQQHILDIMDPHQPPANLSYTQLYPVNESIVSSSSSLTHEHMHQYPDTTSGSSSYYSNNNYYYDATVDVTAASLIRPFSANSNSCSSSSESERQLSTGNASIVNGTSPQTTYSDLSHSFELNYFSDSSSHQLHHQQQQQQQQHQQQHHLQHNTLTELVSPLQGHHLTPLDHQSTAQHHSLTQLELQQHGQQHSNQNQHQQHQPQQHIVANSFTETFKNVDGPHYTSVIVEPQHYINNDYVH; from the exons GTTTGGGAGAAGCTTGGGGTTCTTCGCCTGCCATGCAAAGAGGTTCCACTATTAAAGAATTGGGTTCACATCTTTTACAAACTTTAGACGGTTTTATATTTGTAGTAGCACCTGATGGCAAAATTATGTACATCTCAGAAACCGCCTCTGTTCATTTAGGTTTAAGTCAG GTTGAATTAACTGGCAACtcaatatatgaatatatacataattatgatCAGGATGAAATGAATGCGATATTATCCCTACAACCTCATATGTATCAAAATCCG gatgcatttataaattctttacacCTAACACAGACAAATCCCGCCTCTATTGGCAGTCCAAATGGTAACACAAACTATGGTGTAGCCGGTGGTGATCGTGGCTGTCATAccattgaaattgaaaaacattttttcctgCGTATGAAATGTGTTTTAGCCAAACGTAATGCCGGTCTAACAACTTCCGGTTATAAG gtTATTCACTGTTCCGGTTATTTAAAAGCCCGCATTTATCCCGACTATGGTGATGGTCAAGGTGGTTATATACAAAATCTTGGCCTCGTAGCTGTTGGTCATTCCCTGCCTACATCTGCGATTACGGAAATTAAACTACatcaaaatatgtttatgtttagAGCTCATAtggatttgaaattaatatttttagatgCTAG AGTAGCACAACTTACTGGTTATGAACCTCAAGAACTTATTGAGAAGACTTTGTATCAGTATATACATGTGCAGGATATAGTGAACATGCGTATATCACATCAGATAC tTTTGTATAAAGGACAAGTTACCACCAAATATTATCGTTTTCTAACAAAGGGTGGCGGTTGGGTTTGGGTGCAATCCTATGCCACCTTGGTGCACAATAGTCGTTCTTCGCGACAAGTTTGCATTGTTagtgtaaattatgttttaag tgaaCAAGAGGCCAAAGACTTAGTACTTAATGATATCCAAACGGGTGTTATCAAAACTGAACCCATCTCAACGCCAGCACCCATACCAACACCAGCCCTACATGCCAGTCATGCAGCAGCCGTTGCTAATGTACCACATTCAGTTTCAGCACTAAACAATGGTGCCAACTCTGTGCTGAGACATACAACTGCCAGCGGTTTAACTCCCAGCGTTATAAGTACAAGTCCTAAATTGGAGGCCTGCTACGAGTCGACGGTGGGTCATTTGTCAACAGCGGTGACACCAGTTTTAAGTACAAATAGTAGTTCAAGTAGTAGTAACAATAATGGTTACCTAAGTCAACATCAAACGACGCCAACAACACCACAACAACAAACAGCACTTCATAATGATCATCAACATCAgccactacaacaacaacatcacccGCACCagcatcaccatcatcatcatcaccaccatCAAACTGAACATATGCAACATCAAGCAATAAatccacaacaacagcaacaacacataCTAGATATAATGGATCCTCATCAGCCTCCGGCAAATCTTAGCTATACCCAATTATATCCGGTCAATGAGTCAATAGTGAGTTCTAGCAGTTCTTTAACTCATGAACATATGCATCAATATCCCGATACCACAAGTGGCAGCAGTTCATattatagtaataataattattattatgatgCCACCGTAGATGTAACAGCTGCCTCTTTGATACGTCCCTTCTCGGCCAATTCGAATAGTTGTTCGAGTAGTTCAGAGAGTGAAAGACAATTGTCAACGGGTAATGCTTCCATAGTTAATGGGACTTCACCGCAAACCACCTACAGTGATCTCAGTCAtagttttgaattgaattatttctCAGATAGTAGTTCCCACCAATTgcatcatcagcaacaacagcagcagcaacagcatcagcaacaacatcatttaCAACACAACACTTTAACCGAACTAGTTTCTCCTTTACAAGGACATCATTTAACGCCACTAGATCATCAATCTACAGCGCAACATCACTCTCTAACACAATTAGAACTACAGCAACATGGACAACAACACTCGAATCAAAATCAGCACCAGCAACATCAGCCACAGCAACATATTGTAGCGAATAGTTTTACGGAAACCTTTAAAAATGTCGATGGACCCCACTATACCAGCGTTATAGTTGAGCCCCAACATTATATAAACAATGATTATGTGCATTAA